The following proteins are encoded in a genomic region of Balaenoptera ricei isolate mBalRic1 chromosome 14, mBalRic1.hap2, whole genome shotgun sequence:
- the ADCYAP1 gene encoding LOW QUALITY PROTEIN: pituitary adenylate cyclase-activating polypeptide (The sequence of the model RefSeq protein was modified relative to this genomic sequence to represent the inferred CDS: substituted 1 base at 1 genomic stop codon), with translation MLTKKALPKPCSDRFLLTAHINRSRGPVTSVTTGSSRRSRSSPFLTRRLLFLPSASLSSPPSLGVTLPPSSERLQTFEQNTGLSKQVPQLLLLVAAASAQTLTPDGDASWVVTPAQKLGEALCPPSYLAANPLLAAVRVEXMTMCSGVRLALLVYGIIMHSSVYCSPAAAGLRFPGIRPEDEAYDEDGNPLQDFYDSDPPGVGSPASALRDAYALYYPAEERDFAHGILNKAYRKVLDQLSARKYLQTLTAKGVGGNLGGGADDDSEPLSKRHSDGIFTDSYSRYRKQMAVKKYLAAVLGKRYKQRVKNKGRRIAYL, from the exons ATGTTGACAAAGAAGGCTCTTCCAAAACCATGTTCGGATAGATTTCTGCTAACTGCACATATAAATAGGAGCAGAGGGCCGGTCACCTCTGTAACCACCGGCAGCAGCAGAAGAAGCCGCAGCT CACCCTTCTTAACTCGTcgcctcctctttcttccttctgcatCTCTCTCCTCGCCCCCTTCTCTCGGTGTCACGCTCCCTCCTAGTTCTGAGCGTCTACAAACTTTTGAACAGAATACTGGCCTCAGCAAACAAGTCCCTCAGCTCCTCCTGCTCGTTGCTGCGGCTTCTGCTCAGACACTAACGCCAGACGGTGATGCCTCTTGGGTTGTGACTCCAGCGCAGAAACTTGGAGAAGCCCTTTGCCCGCCGTCCTACTTGGCAGCAAACCCTCTCCTGGCAGCGGTAAGAGTTGAatg AATGACCATGTGTAGCGGAGTGAGGCTGGCCTTGCTGGTCTACGGGATAATAATGCACAGCAGCGTCTATTGCTCACCGGCCGCCGCCGGACTCCGGTTTCCTGGGATCAG GCCGGAGGACGAGGCGTACGACGAGGACGGAAACCCGCTGCAGGACTTCTATGACTCGGATCCACCCGGCGTGGGGAGCCCCGCCTCCGCGCTGCGCGACGCCTACGCGCTCTACTACCCGGCGGAGGAAAG AGATTTCGCCCACGGGATCCTTAACAAGGCCTACCGCAAAGTGCTGGACCAGCTGTCCGCCAGGAAGTACCTGCAGACGCTCACGGCCAAGGGCGTGGG TGGGAACCTGGGCGGCGGCGCGGACGACGACTCGGAGCCGCTCTCCAAGCGCCACTCGGACGGAATCTTCACTGACAGCTACAGCCGCTACCGGAAACAAATGGCTGTTAAGAAATATTTGGCGGCCGTCCTAGGGAAAAGGTACAAACAAAGGGTTAAAAACAAAGGACGGCGAATAGCGTATTTGTAG